In one window of Verrucomicrobiia bacterium DNA:
- a CDS encoding iron-sulfur cluster assembly scaffold protein: protein MNEKNIKQAMQNPQNRGEMAAADAVGTAGSPGCGDMLKVWLKFREDQKGKKTIDRATFQSFGCETAIAVASVAMELLRGKTVEEAKNLSDKELSAPLGPLPPMKIHCASLVEEALRDALKSSAESASDSHGTKVASSDNLRDRMKAGTKSKGKVVLLKPAPELS, encoded by the coding sequence ATGAACGAAAAAAATATCAAACAAGCTATGCAAAATCCTCAAAACCGAGGAGAAATGGCTGCGGCGGATGCCGTGGGCACGGCGGGTAGTCCGGGTTGTGGGGATATGTTGAAAGTTTGGTTGAAATTTCGGGAAGATCAAAAAGGAAAAAAAACGATTGATCGCGCGACTTTTCAGTCGTTTGGTTGTGAGACAGCGATTGCTGTGGCCAGTGTTGCTATGGAATTGTTGCGAGGAAAAACGGTCGAGGAAGCCAAGAATCTTTCAGATAAAGAATTATCAGCGCCCTTGGGGCCTTTGCCTCCGATGAAAATTCATTGTGCTTCATTGGTGGAAGAAGCGTTACGGGACGCGCTAAAGAGTTCTGCGGAGTCCGCTTCTGATTCTCATGGAACGAAAGTAGCGTCTTCGGACAATTTAAGGGATCGAATGAAAGCGGGCACAAAATCAAAAGGGAAAGTGGTTTTACTAAAACCTGCTCCCGAATTAAGTTGA
- the rpmA gene encoding 50S ribosomal protein L27: MAHKKGQGSVKNGRDSHSKRLGVKKFGGQRVKAGNILMRQRGTRFHAGKNVGMGRDYTLFALQEGVVAFDRANRRISVVAQQA; the protein is encoded by the coding sequence ATGGCACATAAAAAAGGTCAGGGAAGTGTTAAGAACGGAAGAGACAGTCATAGCAAGCGACTGGGAGTGAAAAAATTTGGCGGTCAGCGAGTCAAAGCAGGCAACATTCTTATGCGCCAACGCGGTACACGATTCCATGCTGGAAAAAATGTCGGCATGGGTCGCGATTATACTTTGTTCGCCTTGCAAGAAGGTGTCGTGGCTTTTGATCGCGCGAATCGTCGTATTTCTGTTGTCGCCCAACAGGCTTAA
- a CDS encoding polysaccharide deacetylase family protein, whose protein sequence is MVREIIELTNNNIPSITITTTPALSTNATVVVLGYHQFDSPVRTPYSINTTNFFQQMQFLKDNAWTPISLDELINFLKGKIPLPEKSVLITIDDGYRSVYLHAYPILKQFKYPWVFFCYTDFVNFGPQSVTWEQLKEMQHNGCTVQSHTKSHPKLTHRNGKSEEQYEAWLKQELAYSKFLLEKKLGTPVYALAYSYGDWDAHVQQRALQYGYEALFTVYGTITKQSTPLNRIGRIIITKENESLFSHYLRSPTVKVLMTNTPPATNTIPSPTSSDPLH, encoded by the coding sequence ATGGTTCGAGAAATAATCGAACTCACCAATAATAATATACCATCAATTACCATTACGACGACTCCTGCTCTTAGCACGAACGCCACAGTGGTTGTGCTCGGCTATCATCAGTTCGACAGCCCCGTTCGCACTCCTTATTCCATTAATACGACAAATTTTTTTCAGCAAATGCAATTCTTGAAAGACAACGCTTGGACACCCATTTCGCTCGATGAATTAATCAATTTTTTAAAAGGAAAAATTCCGCTACCTGAAAAATCTGTTCTTATTACTATCGACGATGGTTATCGTTCGGTTTATCTACACGCTTACCCAATTCTAAAACAATTTAAATATCCTTGGGTCTTCTTTTGCTATACCGATTTTGTTAATTTCGGCCCTCAATCTGTCACCTGGGAACAACTCAAAGAAATGCAACACAACGGATGCACCGTTCAAAGCCACACCAAATCGCATCCCAAACTTACCCATCGCAATGGCAAATCCGAAGAACAATACGAAGCGTGGCTTAAACAAGAATTGGCATATTCCAAATTTTTATTAGAAAAAAAACTAGGAACTCCTGTGTATGCGCTGGCTTATAGCTACGGCGATTGGGACGCTCACGTTCAACAACGCGCCCTACAATACGGTTATGAAGCGCTCTTCACCGTCTACGGCACCATCACTAAACAGAGCACACCTTTAAATCGCATTGGTCGCATTATTATTACCAAAGAAAATGAATCCCTATTTTCTCATTATTTGCGCAGCCCTACTGTCAAAGTCTTAATGACCAACACTCCGCCTGCGACAAATACTATACCATCCCCAACTTCATCCGACCCGCTTCACTAA
- the sufD gene encoding Fe-S cluster assembly protein SufD: MNSIINGPQAFNFSNLPSSWQARQKVAWEKYQKISMPHRKDEDWRFANIQSIQLNSYQYGTATSESEKEEILKQSQVPFPTAARLVFSNDERVACDLTNSDLKKKGVIITTLLEAVKNHSSLIENYFLKQRVALGSEKFTALHETFCRSGSVIYVPAGVEVQQPIVIFQWLSGKNQSVFPHTIVVTEANSKVTVLEICQSTEELPGFVCSYNDLVAKEGSHLTYVCAQRWSEKVLAFHMGATTVERDAYAKTLMVNFGTAFSRNENRSRLTAPGAQSEMLAMSLAHENQEFDQRTLQDHLAPNAWSDLLYKNSLNHGAKSIFQGLIRVEPGAKQTDAYQTNRNLLLSGEAEADSMPGLEILNDDVKCSHGATTGQVEEELLFYMQARGIPENQAKHLLVVGFLEEVVARLNEPEIASYLHTLIEEKFERSEKIVWQKKAVSNSPASKTEVDVKALQGAV; the protein is encoded by the coding sequence ATGAATTCTATTATTAACGGCCCTCAAGCATTCAATTTTTCGAATTTACCGTCCTCATGGCAGGCTAGACAGAAAGTGGCATGGGAAAAGTATCAAAAAATTTCAATGCCGCATCGGAAAGATGAAGATTGGCGGTTTGCTAATATTCAATCCATTCAATTGAACTCATATCAATATGGGACTGCAACTTCAGAAAGCGAAAAAGAAGAAATTCTCAAACAATCCCAAGTGCCTTTTCCTACAGCGGCTCGTCTTGTTTTTTCGAATGATGAGAGAGTGGCTTGTGATCTGACGAATTCTGACTTGAAAAAAAAGGGCGTAATTATTACAACCCTGTTAGAGGCGGTAAAAAATCATTCCTCACTGATTGAAAATTATTTTTTGAAACAGCGAGTGGCTTTAGGTTCGGAAAAATTTACAGCATTGCATGAAACATTTTGTCGATCGGGCAGCGTGATCTATGTGCCTGCTGGAGTGGAAGTTCAACAGCCTATTGTCATTTTTCAATGGTTAAGTGGCAAAAATCAATCGGTGTTTCCCCATACGATAGTTGTGACCGAGGCCAATAGTAAAGTAACAGTTTTGGAAATTTGTCAATCTACAGAAGAGCTTCCTGGTTTTGTGTGTAGCTATAATGATTTGGTAGCTAAGGAAGGCTCACATTTAACCTATGTTTGCGCGCAGCGTTGGAGCGAAAAAGTGTTGGCTTTTCACATGGGTGCGACCACGGTGGAGCGCGATGCTTACGCGAAAACGTTAATGGTTAATTTTGGAACTGCATTTTCGCGCAACGAAAATCGATCGCGTTTGACTGCGCCGGGCGCTCAGAGTGAAATGTTGGCGATGTCGTTGGCGCATGAAAATCAGGAGTTTGATCAACGTACGCTGCAAGATCATTTGGCGCCTAACGCGTGGAGCGATTTGCTTTATAAAAATTCTTTGAATCATGGAGCTAAATCAATTTTTCAAGGATTAATTCGAGTGGAACCGGGAGCGAAGCAGACTGATGCTTATCAGACCAATCGTAATTTATTATTAAGCGGAGAAGCTGAGGCCGATTCTATGCCGGGTTTGGAAATTTTAAATGATGATGTGAAATGTAGTCATGGTGCGACGACAGGTCAGGTAGAGGAAGAATTACTTTTTTATATGCAGGCGCGTGGCATTCCTGAAAATCAAGCTAAGCATTTGTTAGTGGTAGGTTTTTTGGAGGAGGTCGTAGCGCGTTTGAATGAACCTGAAATTGCCAGTTATTTGCACACTTTGATTGAAGAAAAATTTGAACGTTCCGAAAAAATTGTTTGGCAAAAAAAAGCGGTTTCAAATTCTCCAGCATCCAAAACGGAAGTGGATGTCAAAGCGTTGCAGGGGGCGGTATGA
- the rplU gene encoding 50S ribosomal protein L21: MGFAVIRTGGKQYKVAQGDMIEIEKLNQDLGSKTEFPEVLLYADDSGVQVGKPLLKSVKVAGEIVGQMKAPKVVAYKFKRRKGYHRTVGHRQQLTRVKITSIQA; the protein is encoded by the coding sequence ATGGGATTTGCAGTAATTCGCACTGGCGGCAAACAATATAAAGTTGCTCAAGGTGACATGATTGAAATTGAAAAACTGAATCAGGATTTGGGCAGTAAAACTGAATTTCCTGAGGTGCTACTTTATGCGGATGATTCGGGAGTTCAAGTTGGGAAACCTTTGCTCAAAAGCGTAAAAGTGGCTGGGGAAATTGTAGGCCAAATGAAAGCGCCCAAAGTGGTTGCTTATAAATTTAAGCGTCGCAAAGGTTATCATCGCACAGTGGGTCATCGGCAGCAGTTGACCCGAGTAAAAATTACTTCAATTCAAGCGTAA
- a CDS encoding rhodanese-like domain-containing protein: MGEILTMLPGARRALFQRYHVGGCSSCGFHQSETLASLCQRNDNLNVKEVIAYLQESHEQDLKRLIAPQALADLQGKGEAVKLIDIRSREEHEAVALPHSTLLTEELMQELMMSFPRQSWLIFYDHQGANALDAVAYFEGHGFEKARALQGGIDAWSCEVDKNLPRYRLES, translated from the coding sequence ATGGGAGAGATCTTAACGATGTTACCCGGAGCGCGTCGGGCTTTGTTTCAACGTTACCACGTCGGAGGTTGCAGTAGTTGTGGATTTCATCAGAGTGAAACGTTGGCAAGCCTTTGTCAGAGGAATGATAATCTGAATGTAAAAGAGGTGATTGCTTATTTACAAGAAAGTCATGAACAAGATTTGAAGCGATTGATCGCACCCCAGGCGCTGGCCGATTTGCAAGGCAAAGGCGAGGCGGTTAAGCTCATTGATATCCGTTCGCGCGAAGAGCATGAGGCAGTAGCGTTACCTCATTCCACGCTTTTAACAGAAGAGTTGATGCAAGAATTAATGATGTCGTTTCCTCGTCAGAGTTGGTTGATTTTTTATGATCATCAAGGCGCAAATGCTTTGGATGCGGTAGCTTATTTTGAAGGTCACGGTTTTGAAAAAGCTAGAGCATTACAAGGTGGCATTGATGCTTGGTCGTGTGAAGTGGATAAAAACTTGCCTCGTTATCGTTTGGAATCATGA
- the lgt gene encoding prolipoprotein diacylglyceryl transferase, whose product MLAYYYHNLSPFLIKFSPNFGIRWYGLAYIAGFLIGYFLCQHWRKQGWLPLSAQEIEALMTQVIILGTLIGGRLGYCLLYDWPTTVTKPWSILQVWKGGMSSHGGIVGLLIASAIFAKRHQTSIWRLWDALALAAPPGIFLGRLANFMNGELWGRAANVPWAVIFPDSPTPLQPRHPSQLYEAVLEGIILGFILWAVKRKTKTPGFIFATLLITYPLLRIVGEQFREPDAQIGFWFGFLTQGQLLSLLMLMSGLAVSWKLWKNPPLPIFKPRKKH is encoded by the coding sequence ATGTTAGCTTATTATTATCATAACCTCAGTCCGTTTCTGATAAAATTTTCTCCGAACTTCGGAATTCGCTGGTATGGATTGGCTTATATTGCTGGATTTTTGATCGGCTATTTTCTTTGCCAACATTGGCGCAAACAAGGTTGGCTGCCCTTATCCGCTCAAGAAATTGAAGCTCTCATGACGCAAGTGATCATCTTGGGCACTTTAATTGGAGGTAGACTAGGTTACTGTTTACTTTACGATTGGCCAACAACGGTCACAAAACCTTGGAGCATTTTACAAGTTTGGAAAGGCGGCATGTCGAGCCACGGCGGCATAGTCGGTCTTTTAATAGCTAGCGCAATCTTTGCTAAGCGCCATCAAACTTCTATCTGGCGATTATGGGATGCCTTAGCGCTCGCCGCGCCGCCCGGCATTTTTTTAGGGCGCCTCGCTAATTTTATGAATGGCGAACTCTGGGGTAGAGCAGCGAATGTGCCTTGGGCAGTCATCTTTCCCGATAGCCCCACTCCTTTGCAACCGCGTCATCCCTCTCAACTTTATGAAGCGGTTTTAGAAGGCATAATTTTAGGATTCATTTTGTGGGCCGTAAAAAGAAAAACTAAAACTCCCGGCTTTATTTTTGCAACTTTGCTCATCACTTACCCTTTATTACGAATCGTTGGAGAGCAATTTCGCGAGCCTGATGCACAAATTGGTTTTTGGTTTGGATTTTTAACTCAAGGTCAACTGCTTTCACTACTCATGCTAATGAGTGGCCTTGCAGTCTCGTGGAAACTATGGAAAAATCCGCCTCTGCCCATTTTCAAACCTAGAAAAAAACATTAA
- the thiD gene encoding bifunctional hydroxymethylpyrimidine kinase/phosphomethylpyrimidine kinase: protein MQALPIAMTIAGSDNSGGAGIEADLKTFTTLGVYGTCAVTCVVAENPARVKSIQAVRSSILRDQIDLIFEVFPVQAIKTGMLYSEALIKTVVDCCKRQKKIQLVIDPVMVATSGACLLKQTAIRTLEEKLIPLATLVTPNLDEASLFLNEPIKDWEAMQEAAFLLQRRWKRAVLLKGGHLKLKEAVDILATVKGIKIFRVPYEKKVHTHGTGCTFSAAITASLAKGFPLEAAVRAGKQFVTRAIMRRKKLGRFEVLNHLP from the coding sequence ATGCAAGCATTGCCGATTGCCATGACCATTGCAGGCTCGGATAATTCGGGGGGAGCGGGTATTGAAGCGGATTTAAAAACGTTTACAACTTTGGGAGTTTATGGCACATGTGCAGTAACATGTGTCGTGGCGGAGAATCCGGCGCGCGTGAAATCGATTCAAGCAGTTCGTTCTTCCATTTTACGAGATCAAATCGACCTTATTTTTGAAGTTTTTCCTGTGCAAGCGATAAAAACAGGCATGCTTTATTCCGAGGCACTTATTAAAACTGTGGTCGATTGTTGTAAACGTCAAAAAAAAATCCAACTTGTGATTGATCCAGTTATGGTCGCAACGAGTGGCGCGTGTTTGTTAAAGCAAACTGCAATTCGAACTTTAGAGGAAAAATTAATTCCTTTAGCAACATTAGTGACTCCTAATTTGGATGAAGCCTCGCTTTTTTTAAATGAACCAATCAAGGATTGGGAGGCGATGCAAGAAGCCGCCTTTCTTTTGCAAAGACGATGGAAACGTGCGGTTTTGTTAAAAGGAGGTCATTTAAAATTGAAAGAGGCCGTTGATATTTTAGCAACAGTAAAAGGGATAAAAATTTTCCGTGTGCCTTATGAAAAAAAAGTTCACACGCATGGAACAGGATGCACCTTTTCCGCAGCGATTACGGCTTCGTTGGCTAAAGGTTTTCCTTTAGAAGCAGCGGTGCGTGCGGGTAAGCAATTTGTGACACGAGCGATTATGCGTCGAAAAAAACTAGGTCGTTTTGAGGTGTTAAATCATTTGCCTTAA
- a CDS encoding LptF/LptG family permease, giving the protein MRILFRYLSAQILAPFFTCLLGFIFLWVVFDIFDNGSDFIEAKAPFSLVVKFYWVQLPSMLAVGLPLAVLLASLFCLINLSRRNEFVAMQSSGLSLWQIGLPFIVLGLLTSLFLGFLHWKAAPEALKKREAILEDLEVSRDLAKKSRKKSEEVGVFQSSVVYRNPKSNRIWFIEKAEVNKARLQQVEILQVTPEGKDVWKYYIDTMNWDGEQWRMHQVLRIVYDGKGNVSQSELLSNFQDPRLEETFLEVTSLMKNPEALSVPELEVYVAQNIHSTVKRLAPYQTLLYYRRAIGVTCLAIILMALTFALTSSKRNLLAGFSKTVVIYFAFLIVIHFFIALGKGGRIPPGIAGYLPAVLFLLSSIALFYWKTTRVELPSLIQFLKKS; this is encoded by the coding sequence ATGAGAATTTTATTTCGTTATTTATCGGCCCAAATATTGGCGCCTTTTTTTACCTGTCTTTTAGGTTTTATTTTTTTATGGGTAGTTTTTGATATTTTCGATAATGGCTCAGATTTTATTGAAGCAAAAGCGCCTTTTTCTTTGGTGGTGAAGTTTTACTGGGTTCAGTTGCCGAGTATGTTGGCAGTAGGCTTGCCTTTGGCTGTGTTATTGGCTTCGTTGTTTTGTCTGATTAATTTATCACGCCGCAACGAATTTGTCGCGATGCAATCCAGCGGGCTAAGTTTATGGCAAATCGGTTTGCCTTTTATTGTATTGGGTTTGTTGACGTCTCTATTTTTAGGTTTCTTGCATTGGAAGGCGGCTCCAGAAGCGCTGAAAAAAAGGGAGGCAATTTTAGAGGATTTGGAAGTGAGCCGGGATTTGGCAAAAAAATCGCGAAAGAAAAGTGAAGAGGTTGGCGTTTTTCAAAGTTCGGTAGTCTATCGCAATCCTAAATCGAACCGGATTTGGTTTATTGAAAAAGCAGAAGTCAATAAAGCGCGATTGCAACAAGTGGAAATTTTACAGGTGACGCCTGAAGGAAAAGATGTTTGGAAGTATTATATTGATACAATGAATTGGGATGGAGAGCAGTGGAGAATGCATCAGGTTTTGCGTATTGTTTATGATGGAAAAGGGAATGTGAGCCAGAGCGAGTTATTGAGTAACTTTCAAGACCCTCGCTTAGAAGAAACTTTTTTGGAGGTGACAAGTTTAATGAAAAATCCCGAAGCGTTAAGTGTTCCGGAACTTGAGGTGTATGTAGCGCAGAATATTCATTCGACAGTCAAACGGCTCGCTCCTTATCAAACTTTACTTTATTATCGTCGAGCGATAGGGGTAACCTGTTTGGCAATTATTTTGATGGCTCTGACATTTGCTTTGACCAGTTCCAAGCGCAATCTTCTTGCTGGTTTTAGCAAAACCGTAGTTATCTATTTTGCTTTTTTGATTGTTATCCATTTTTTTATTGCTCTTGGTAAGGGAGGAAGGATTCCTCCTGGGATCGCAGGCTATTTGCCGGCTGTTTTATTTTTATTAAGCAGTATAGCGCTGTTTTACTGGAAAACGACGCGAGTGGAGTTGCCGAGCTTGATTCAATTTTTGAAAAAATCGTGA
- the sufT gene encoding putative Fe-S cluster assembly protein SufT, with protein sequence MIKNQEIVLKRDCEVIQIPSGEKVLLEKGTPVFVTQALGGTYTVSYSRGLARIPSKDQDALGVVTEETSEAENQSTSGEVNEEKVWEQLKTVYDPEIPVNIVDLGLVYSMEVKKEEKGHRVEVKMTLTAPGCGMGPTIAADAREKVLLVPGVVEADVQLVWDPPWNPGMISEAGRMKLGMV encoded by the coding sequence ATGATCAAAAATCAAGAAATCGTTTTAAAACGGGATTGTGAAGTGATTCAAATTCCGAGTGGAGAGAAAGTGCTTTTGGAAAAAGGAACACCCGTTTTTGTGACGCAGGCGTTGGGTGGAACTTATACGGTTTCTTATTCTCGAGGTTTGGCACGCATTCCTAGCAAGGATCAAGATGCTTTGGGAGTTGTTACAGAAGAGACAAGTGAAGCAGAAAATCAGTCAACCTCGGGTGAAGTGAATGAGGAGAAGGTATGGGAGCAGTTGAAGACGGTTTACGATCCGGAAATTCCGGTGAACATTGTGGATTTGGGATTAGTTTATAGCATGGAAGTTAAGAAGGAAGAGAAAGGTCATCGGGTGGAAGTGAAAATGACTTTAACGGCGCCGGGTTGTGGAATGGGACCAACGATTGCAGCAGATGCGCGTGAAAAAGTTTTGTTAGTTCCTGGTGTAGTGGAAGCGGATGTGCAATTGGTTTGGGATCCACCTTGGAATCCTGGAATGATTAGTGAAGCGGGTCGGATGAAGTTGGGGATGGTATAG
- a CDS encoding SIS domain-containing protein, with amino-acid sequence MTVTEQWQEAQEVLKRTHTLLPSLEAVCALTIETLKQGKTLFSCGNGGSAADALHFAEEFTGRYRSNRKPLPAISLVADTTALTCIANDFGYTDIFSRPLEALAKPGDLLFAFSTSGNSPNILKAIEIAKKQNVKSILLSGQNGGKARDLCEHPLLVPSSNTARIQEIHGLFIHMILEAVEQAFS; translated from the coding sequence ATAACCGTAACCGAACAATGGCAAGAAGCGCAAGAAGTTTTAAAACGAACACACACTTTATTACCCTCATTGGAGGCTGTTTGTGCACTCACTATTGAAACCTTAAAACAAGGAAAAACACTTTTCAGTTGCGGCAATGGTGGCAGCGCTGCGGATGCCTTGCATTTTGCTGAAGAATTTACTGGTCGTTATCGAAGCAATCGAAAACCCTTGCCAGCGATCAGTCTTGTCGCTGACACAACTGCTTTGACCTGTATCGCGAACGATTTTGGTTATACCGATATCTTTAGCCGCCCTTTAGAGGCGCTCGCAAAACCGGGTGACTTGCTCTTTGCTTTTTCCACGAGTGGCAACTCTCCAAACATTCTTAAAGCTATAGAAATCGCAAAAAAACAAAATGTAAAATCCATCTTATTATCCGGTCAAAATGGAGGCAAAGCACGCGATCTTTGTGAACACCCATTACTTGTTCCAAGCTCCAACACCGCGCGAATTCAAGAAATTCATGGGCTTTTCATTCACATGATCTTAGAGGCAGTCGAACAAGCGTTTTCTTAA
- a CDS encoding ComEC/Rec2 family competence protein, giving the protein MNNQPRQPLVLVSFIFASGITLGLVTASHYWWISLITVAVFLLGWLLSLGSFTKNDLFQFIFFYLFIFSSGSALTHLHRHTFDAQAIHRITTMDTQEVVLKGHVVTMPLESRESSFVQCVLAVEEIYFVAPDRKETRQTSGLVWARLLQGKTNQVLYVGDKVETSGYLQAPFRAQNPGQFDQAKSLQYKNIYRTFVSYPGAIHHLDSSATAWLQQGGQKFRYYMHNALRVGLENDPLIASILAGMLYGDRTGFDEKLNEKFRRTGTLHLFAVSGQNVGILAGIGLIGLQFAGLLRWRWGWALIPCLFIYAIATGSQPSAIRAVIMASFLLIAWALDRPISLLQLMCSAAFVILLWNPLQLADVGFQLSFAVVLALILITPRIFNRLKKWGEPDPFLPRQLWPWWYEWRESLRLFLWGTVTVSLAAFLGTMPLTAYYFHLWTPVSFFVNMVVVLFAVAIVFIATLSVAVFWLSPALAVLCNNANWLVAKLLLLTVTWAAQVPGGAYYVSSLGMIWNKAPVRFTVLSVDDGQACVLQTSTRTELWDVGGKKSFAYVVSPFLKKCGINALDRVWLSQGVENHIGGVLPLWPHWKVKTFLKADLENRSSTLKKIDRLIPDSKFQKICAPFLVREKDYKWQILYPFADNESSAAQDKALVAKLVFPTCSLLLAGDIGDSVERELLKRGCDLRADILIQGRHSKEENLSETFLDQVKPKHLLFHGGGYWNFHLSSEQRKRLEDRKIKIWNLEKTGAVTITPTKTSFLMESFLYSN; this is encoded by the coding sequence ATGAATAACCAGCCTCGACAGCCGTTGGTGTTGGTCTCTTTTATTTTTGCGAGCGGTATTACTTTGGGGCTCGTGACTGCTTCGCATTATTGGTGGATAAGTTTGATAACAGTTGCTGTTTTTCTGTTGGGATGGCTATTGAGTTTGGGGAGTTTTACTAAAAATGATTTATTTCAATTTATCTTTTTTTACCTTTTTATTTTTTCTAGTGGTTCGGCATTGACTCATTTGCATCGTCATACGTTTGATGCTCAAGCTATTCATCGCATTACCACGATGGACACTCAGGAAGTTGTTTTAAAGGGGCACGTTGTTACGATGCCGCTGGAATCGCGAGAAAGTTCTTTTGTCCAATGCGTTCTGGCAGTGGAAGAGATTTATTTTGTGGCGCCTGATCGCAAGGAGACGCGACAAACTTCGGGTTTGGTATGGGCGCGATTGCTTCAAGGAAAAACCAATCAAGTTTTATATGTTGGGGACAAGGTGGAAACTTCGGGTTATTTGCAAGCGCCTTTTCGCGCGCAAAATCCGGGTCAGTTTGATCAGGCCAAATCGTTGCAATATAAAAATATTTATCGCACATTTGTGAGTTATCCTGGAGCGATTCATCACCTCGATTCTTCCGCGACTGCTTGGTTGCAACAAGGAGGACAAAAATTTCGTTATTACATGCACAATGCTTTGAGGGTTGGTTTGGAGAATGATCCTTTGATCGCTTCCATTTTAGCAGGAATGTTGTATGGCGATCGAACGGGATTTGATGAAAAGTTAAATGAAAAATTTCGTCGCACTGGCACTTTGCATCTTTTTGCAGTGAGTGGTCAAAATGTAGGAATTTTAGCAGGGATTGGTTTGATTGGGTTACAGTTTGCAGGTCTTTTACGTTGGCGTTGGGGATGGGCATTGATTCCTTGTCTTTTTATTTATGCGATTGCTACAGGGTCTCAACCTTCTGCAATTCGGGCAGTGATTATGGCCTCTTTTTTATTAATCGCCTGGGCATTGGATCGACCGATTTCTTTGTTGCAATTGATGTGTAGCGCAGCATTTGTTATTTTATTGTGGAATCCGCTGCAGCTTGCGGATGTTGGATTTCAACTTTCTTTTGCTGTGGTGTTAGCGCTGATTTTGATTACACCACGAATTTTTAACCGACTTAAAAAATGGGGCGAGCCGGACCCTTTTCTTCCGCGTCAATTATGGCCTTGGTGGTATGAATGGCGAGAATCGTTAAGACTTTTTTTATGGGGAACGGTTACGGTTTCGCTTGCTGCTTTTCTCGGAACCATGCCGCTCACGGCTTATTATTTTCATTTGTGGACGCCTGTTAGTTTTTTCGTGAATATGGTCGTAGTGCTATTTGCTGTGGCCATTGTTTTTATTGCGACATTATCGGTGGCCGTGTTTTGGTTATCGCCCGCATTGGCTGTGTTATGCAATAATGCAAATTGGCTGGTGGCAAAGCTACTTTTGTTGACGGTGACTTGGGCAGCGCAAGTTCCGGGAGGAGCTTATTACGTGTCTTCTTTGGGCATGATTTGGAATAAGGCGCCCGTTCGTTTTACGGTGTTGAGCGTGGATGATGGTCAGGCATGTGTATTACAAACCTCGACTCGGACAGAATTGTGGGATGTGGGTGGAAAAAAATCGTTTGCATATGTGGTCAGTCCTTTTTTAAAAAAATGTGGTATTAATGCTTTGGATCGTGTTTGGCTATCGCAAGGAGTTGAAAATCATATTGGTGGCGTTTTGCCATTATGGCCGCATTGGAAAGTAAAAACTTTTTTAAAAGCTGATCTTGAAAATCGTTCTTCGACATTAAAAAAAATCGACCGCTTGATTCCTGACTCAAAATTTCAAAAAATTTGTGCTCCTTTTTTGGTTCGAGAAAAAGATTACAAGTGGCAAATTCTTTATCCTTTTGCCGATAATGAATCGAGTGCAGCTCAGGACAAGGCATTGGTGGCTAAGTTGGTCTTTCCGACGTGCTCCCTTTTATTAGCTGGTGATATTGGAGACTCGGTAGAAAGAGAGTTATTGAAACGAGGGTGCGATTTACGAGCAGATATCTTGATTCAAGGTCGACATTCAAAAGAGGAAAATTTGTCTGAAACTTTTCTGGATCAGGTTAAACCCAAACATCTTTTGTTTCACGGCGGAGGTTATTGGAATTTTCATTTGTCTTCTGAACAACGAAAGCGTTTGGAAGATCGAAAAATTAAAATTTGGAATTTAGAAAAAACGGGAGCTGTTACGATTACTCCCACAAAAACTTCATTTTTGATGGAGAGTTTTCTTTATTCTAATTGA